The Rhizophagus irregularis chromosome 2, complete sequence genome contains a region encoding:
- a CDS encoding uncharacterized protein (SECRETED:cutsite_ANA-AP; SECRETED:prob_0.8867); SECRETED:SignalP(1-19), translating to MQLKHLLLIFGFTMALANAAPEAYGYKRDAEAEAYGYKRDAVPEAYGYKRDAEAEAYGYKRDAVPEAYGYKRDAVPEAYGYKRDADIVESSLG from the exons ATGCAATTAAAACACTTACTATTGATTTTCGGCTTTACTATGGCTTTAGcga ACGCAGCACCAGAAGCCTATGGCTATAAACGTGACGCGGAAGCAGAAGCCTATGGATATAAACGTGACGCGGTACCAGAAGCCTATGGCTATAAACGTGACGCGGAAGCAGAAGCCTATGGATATAAACGTGACGCGGTACCAGAAGCCTATGGATATAAACGTGACGCGGTACCAGAAGCCTATGGATATAAACGTGACGCAGACATTGTAGAATCTTCATTAGG ataa